Proteins co-encoded in one Macrobrachium nipponense isolate FS-2020 chromosome 24, ASM1510439v2, whole genome shotgun sequence genomic window:
- the LOC135204205 gene encoding uncharacterized protein LOC135204205, which yields MACPSNNWKDGHCGTDIRTTMMFYSVTQEDVRAIDLSIYLLKMDSLSYCCSKTPKATARGTFQEVPPDYVNRYELVVTNGNNQSKTTLTDQFVKEQEYRNGDLQSSWSYNSYHTSLQCPQSIRNRAPRHPAIYTSCQRSPAPEIEHSSSMLCTSHQYSLNNAQERTSPAANTLPRCCCQVNEQRHTMVSCKPSQSSPADELRRIHSTVSYEMSPCSTVSEQGCKFYPVSYNSSHCSSLLERLLSASPASYKSQRPLRNKEQQIPQVSSISSQRSRSRVELQTSQAAYTASQSSTPQEVLPISPTVSYTSSRTSSTYRALKSFPYSSYGSSPPPDSETHFSCSQFCDQSMQYSQNGGKCLADSYMPSKIFQTSRKTYAPTPISPEPSHQSRYVRRLYGTSDCLQIIVNAL from the exons atg GCATGCCCATCTAATAACTGGAAGGACGGACACTGCGGTACCGACATCAGAACCACCATGATGTTTTACAGCGTGACACAGGAAGACGTGAGGGCTATTGACTTGTCGATATATCTATTAAAAATGGATTCCTTGAGCTATTGCTGTTCCAAAACCCCAAAAGCAACTGCTCGTGGGACCTTTCAGGAAGTTCCACCTGATTATGTGAATCGATACGAACTCGTAGTTACAAATGGTAACAACCAGTCAAAAACTACCTTAACGGATCAGTTTGTAAAGGAACAAGAATATCGTAACGGAGATTTACAGAGCTCCTGGTCCTATAACTCTTACCATACGTCTCTGCAATGTCCTCAGTCTATTAGGAATAGAGCCCCTCGTCATCCCGCCATTTATACATCATGTCAGCGTTCTCCAGCTCCTGAGATTGAACATTCTTCTTCAATGTTGTGTACATCACATCAATATTCTCTAAATAATGCTCAAGAACGCACCTCTCCAGCAGCAAACACATTGCCTCGATGTTGTTGTCAGGTTAACGAGCAAAGACACACTATGGTCTCGTGTAAACCATCACAATCGTCTCCAGCTGACGAGCTACGACGCATTCATTCTACGGTCTCTTATGAAATGTCTCCTTGTTCTACAGTTAGTGAGCAAGGGTGCAAATTTTATCCAGTCTCGTACAATTCGTCACATTGTTCTTCGTTACTTGAGCGGCTGCTGAGCGCTTCTCCAGCATCGTATAAATCTCAACGTCCTCTAAGAAATAAGGAACAGCAAATTCCTCAAGTTTCGTCGATATCGTCTCAACGTTCTCGGTCGCGGGTTGAACTGCAAACTTCTCAAGCTGCGTATACAGCATCACAAAGTTCTACACCACAAGAAGTTTTGCCAATATCCCCAACAGTCTCGTATACGTCATCGCGAACCTCTTCAACATACAGAGCGCTAAAATCTTTTCCATATTCATCATACGGATCATCTCCTCCTCCAGATAGCGAGACACATTTCAGTTGTTCTCAGTTCTGTGATCAATCGATGCAGTATTCTCAAAATGGAGGGAAATGTCTTGCAGACTCGTATATGCCGTCAAAAATTTTTCAGACTAGCAGGAAAACGTACGCCCCTACTCCAATATCACCCGAACCATCGCACCAGTCTAGATACGTAAGGAGGCTGTACGGGACCTCGGATTGTTTACAAATCATTGTAAACGCCTTGTAA